Proteins encoded by one window of Cyclobacteriaceae bacterium:
- a CDS encoding sigma-70 family RNA polymerase sigma factor, with protein sequence MDLKIYRAKEDELINGCKARNRDAQRSLYDQYSSKMYALCYRYVKDSMEAEDVLVTAFTKIFERIDQFKGEGSFEGWIRRVIVNEALTYLRRNRSMYLETDLEAADREPDYQNISDHLEAEELMQMIQELPSGYRIVFNMYAIDGYSHKEIADQLGISENTSKSQLSRARTYLQKMLIDRDWISKKQSNETTT encoded by the coding sequence ATGGATCTGAAAATTTACCGGGCTAAAGAAGATGAGCTGATCAACGGGTGCAAGGCACGCAATCGCGATGCCCAACGCAGCCTGTATGACCAATATTCATCCAAAATGTATGCGTTATGCTACCGGTATGTGAAAGATTCCATGGAGGCAGAGGATGTATTGGTTACCGCCTTCACCAAGATTTTTGAACGTATCGATCAGTTTAAGGGCGAAGGAAGTTTTGAGGGGTGGATCAGACGCGTGATTGTAAATGAAGCCCTCACCTACCTCAGACGAAACCGTTCGATGTACCTCGAGACTGATCTGGAGGCAGCCGATCGGGAACCCGATTATCAAAACATCAGCGATCACCTGGAAGCAGAAGAACTGATGCAGATGATTCAGGAACTTCCCAGCGGATATAGAATTGTCTTCAACATGTACGCCATCGATGGCTACTCGCATAAAGAAATAGCCGACCAACTCGGCATCAGTGAAAATACTTCTAAGTCGCAGTTGAGTCGCGCACGTACCTACTTGCAAAAAATGCTTATCGACCGCGACTGGATTTCTAAAAAACAAAGCAATGAAACAACAACCTGA
- a CDS encoding carboxypeptidase regulatory-like domain-containing protein, with protein MKYLLCLGLLLAIIPAFAQNQGIAGRVEWISGNQMPGPDRPATKAKGIKREIWIYQPTTMADANAPDGVFFSDIKTTLIKKIKSNCKGRFRVKLAPGEYSIFIKEKKGLFANQFDGQNRIHCVAVKPGEFTEITIQVNYEAAY; from the coding sequence ATGAAATATCTGCTATGTCTTGGCCTTTTGTTGGCCATAATTCCTGCTTTTGCTCAAAATCAGGGAATTGCCGGTCGTGTGGAGTGGATTAGCGGCAACCAAATGCCCGGCCCCGACAGGCCAGCCACCAAAGCCAAAGGCATCAAGCGCGAAATCTGGATTTACCAGCCTACCACCATGGCGGATGCCAACGCCCCGGATGGCGTTTTTTTCTCCGATATAAAGACCACATTAATAAAGAAGATAAAAAGCAACTGCAAAGGGCGTTTTCGGGTAAAATTGGCACCAGGGGAATACTCCATCTTTATTAAGGAAAAGAAAGGCCTGTTTGCTAATCAGTTCGATGGGCAGAACCGTATACACTGCGTGGCCGTAAAACCGGGCGAATTCACTGAAATTACCATACAGGTGAATTACGAAGCTGCCTATTGA
- a CDS encoding PspC domain-containing protein: MKKNISINISGIIFHIEEDGYEVLKKYLDSINKYFSSYEDSSEILADIESRIAEIFLSKLYEGKQVITSDDVNALKTTMGSVSDFKAAEEEEVHAEAPKEEKQTENKTYTPRASKQFMRDQKRKILGGVCAGLGNYFNVDPVWIRLLFVLLTFGYGLILIAYIILWIAVPGSYDLDEPQITKKLFRDPDKKVLGGVASGLAAYMKMDLFVVRLIFVITAVFGGVGFIAYIVFWIVAPEARSITDKMQMQGEPVTLSNIESNIKKEQTEKPAEEESALVKILLFPFRAIGWILTGLGKILSPLADVLRVGIGIFIMLMGLSLVVAVLITGGVLFGLLSSGWIVGWHDVSLPMEAFSRAIPSFTAIMAFIGALIPGIIIMLLGISAIANRIVFGATAGWTLFILFFLSIAVLSVSIPKIVINFKEDGEYKVEQVYNLEGKTAVLKIRETGLDDYDVTTLALKGYEGTELKLVQVFESQGVTRMQAAENAQMVEYTVAQEDSVLTFDSNIRFKSDAVFRGQRLRMTLYVPYDYKFVLDDNTWRLINQYIDYEKRDGNTWIIEKGGQLKCVSCPEEVTVEEESEEGWDSDLYGEDVSTSSLTDFDELEISGLFDIRVKQGNNYSVELTGPDKEKAKYRIVRLGSTLVIEYDDEKRFNWRSNPLKVEQVRINITMPEVEKIDLKGAGKASFTGFTQDDIRLKVLGAIKVNANMNARDLAVYLSGASELTLTGEGDKMDVNILGASKMDGYEYRVKDAIVEANGASKAYVFVTGRLEVEEGLASKVSYKGNPTEVIKD; the protein is encoded by the coding sequence ATGAAAAAGAATATAAGCATAAACATAAGCGGCATCATCTTCCACATTGAAGAAGACGGTTACGAAGTGTTGAAAAAGTACCTGGATTCGATCAATAAGTATTTCTCATCCTATGAGGACAGCAGTGAAATTCTGGCCGACATCGAAAGCCGCATTGCTGAAATCTTCCTGAGCAAATTATACGAAGGCAAACAGGTAATTACCAGCGATGATGTAAACGCGCTGAAAACCACGATGGGTAGTGTGAGCGATTTTAAAGCTGCCGAGGAAGAAGAAGTGCATGCCGAAGCACCAAAAGAAGAAAAGCAAACGGAAAATAAAACGTATACGCCACGCGCATCCAAACAATTTATGCGCGACCAGAAACGCAAAATTCTGGGAGGCGTTTGCGCAGGGTTGGGTAACTACTTCAATGTTGATCCGGTTTGGATACGCCTGCTTTTTGTGTTGCTGACGTTTGGTTACGGATTGATACTGATCGCGTACATCATCCTTTGGATTGCCGTTCCGGGTTCTTATGATCTGGACGAACCTCAAATCACCAAAAAACTTTTCCGCGACCCGGATAAAAAAGTATTGGGAGGTGTAGCCAGTGGATTGGCTGCCTACATGAAGATGGACTTGTTTGTCGTCCGGCTGATTTTTGTAATCACAGCCGTCTTTGGCGGGGTCGGGTTTATCGCCTACATCGTATTCTGGATCGTAGCCCCCGAGGCACGATCCATTACTGATAAAATGCAAATGCAAGGCGAACCGGTAACGCTTTCAAATATTGAATCAAACATCAAAAAGGAACAAACGGAAAAACCAGCCGAAGAAGAAAGTGCATTAGTTAAAATACTCCTGTTCCCTTTCCGCGCTATCGGTTGGATACTCACAGGTCTTGGTAAAATTTTAAGTCCGCTGGCAGATGTACTCCGCGTAGGCATTGGTATTTTCATTATGCTGATGGGCCTGAGCCTGGTGGTGGCCGTATTGATCACCGGTGGCGTACTGTTTGGACTGTTATCATCCGGATGGATTGTTGGCTGGCACGATGTGAGCCTGCCGATGGAAGCATTCAGCCGAGCCATTCCTTCCTTCACCGCGATCATGGCATTTATCGGGGCGTTGATACCGGGCATCATCATCATGCTGTTGGGTATATCAGCCATCGCTAACCGGATTGTGTTTGGCGCAACTGCAGGCTGGACGTTGTTTATCTTATTCTTCCTGTCTATTGCAGTGTTGAGTGTTTCGATTCCTAAAATCGTAATCAACTTCAAAGAAGATGGCGAATACAAAGTTGAACAGGTCTATAATCTGGAAGGCAAAACTGCTGTGTTGAAAATTCGCGAAACCGGTTTGGATGATTACGATGTAACCACGCTGGCGCTGAAGGGATATGAAGGCACCGAACTGAAACTGGTTCAGGTATTTGAATCGCAAGGCGTAACCCGCATGCAGGCTGCTGAAAATGCACAGATGGTGGAGTACACGGTGGCACAGGAAGACTCCGTGCTCACATTCGACTCCAACATCCGCTTTAAATCCGATGCGGTTTTCCGCGGACAACGATTGCGCATGACCCTGTATGTTCCGTACGATTACAAATTTGTACTGGATGACAATACCTGGAGGTTGATCAACCAGTATATCGACTACGAAAAACGCGATGGCAATACCTGGATCATAGAGAAAGGTGGCCAGTTGAAATGCGTGAGCTGTCCGGAAGAAGTGACGGTAGAAGAAGAAAGTGAAGAAGGCTGGGATAGCGATCTGTATGGCGAAGATGTCTCTACCAGCAGCCTCACCGATTTCGATGAACTGGAAATCAGTGGCTTGTTTGATATCCGCGTTAAGCAAGGAAATAATTACTCGGTTGAGCTCACCGGCCCTGATAAAGAAAAAGCGAAATATCGCATTGTGCGTTTAGGCAGTACATTGGTAATTGAATACGATGATGAAAAGCGTTTTAACTGGCGCAGCAATCCGTTGAAAGTTGAACAGGTACGCATCAACATCACCATGCCCGAAGTTGAAAAGATTGATTTGAAAGGTGCCGGCAAGGCATCTTTCACCGGTTTCACCCAAGACGATATACGCCTCAAGGTTCTGGGAGCCATAAAAGTTAACGCAAACATGAATGCACGCGATCTGGCTGTTTACCTAAGCGGTGCATCGGAATTAACGCTGACTGGTGAGGGCGACAAAATGGATGTGAATATTTTGGGCGCCTCGAAAATGGATGGATATGAATACCGGGTGAAAGACGCAATCGTTGAAGCCAATGGCGCATCAAAAGCGTACGTTTTTGTAACCGGACGCCTTGAGGTGGAAGAAGGGCTGGCCAGCAAAGTGAGTTATAAAGGCAACCCTACCGAAGTGATTAAAGACTAA
- a CDS encoding PadR family transcriptional regulator, whose amino-acid sequence MDLENTQVQMRKGILEYCVLHIISRGEIYASDMLDELTAAKMIVVEGTLYPLLTRLKNAGLLEYKWVESKSGPPRKYYKLTLEGRNFLEKLTETWEGLIHSTEMITSKSKAAS is encoded by the coding sequence ATGGATCTGGAAAACACACAAGTGCAGATGAGGAAGGGCATTTTGGAATACTGTGTCCTTCACATAATATCGCGGGGCGAAATTTACGCCTCCGACATGCTGGATGAATTGACTGCCGCAAAGATGATTGTGGTGGAAGGTACCCTCTACCCCCTGCTTACCCGCCTGAAGAACGCGGGCTTGCTGGAATACAAATGGGTAGAGTCGAAATCGGGACCGCCACGCAAATACTATAAGCTTACGCTGGAAGGAAGAAATTTTTTGGAGAAATTGACCGAAACCTGGGAAGGACTCATTCACTCCACCGAAATGATTACGTCAAAATCAAAAGCAGCATCTTAA
- a CDS encoding sulfotransferase family 2 domain-containing protein: MYDLLTLCSIILQKGKLTADILDFNHLRAQSLLNLKDYLPENYTPSSFIEKKRNPFLFNFLATVTQIKTGYQTKGGHLIVPKQKLFYVRIPKAASTSLSHVMLGLIKPDLKNKSLNSTQLNFLTDAWLQTQCTADLKSFAGFTVVRHPVSRLLSVYRDFFLSDKTKPFIYQNYLGGILPQNLSFDEFVERIHDIPDRFKDQHFKPQHAFVKPYQQKGINVRAFKLEEPEQLQEFLHRYDITLPHLNKTPESTPISYRESTLNTIKKVYTFDFEVYGYDQNSGF, from the coding sequence GTGTACGACTTACTAACACTTTGTTCCATCATACTTCAAAAAGGAAAGCTTACAGCCGACATCCTCGATTTCAATCACCTCCGCGCACAAAGTTTGTTAAACCTGAAAGATTATTTACCTGAAAACTATACACCCTCCTCCTTCATAGAAAAGAAACGCAATCCATTTTTATTTAACTTTCTTGCAACAGTAACACAAATCAAAACCGGGTACCAAACAAAAGGCGGACATCTGATCGTACCAAAACAAAAATTATTTTACGTGCGCATACCCAAAGCGGCCAGCACTTCGCTTTCACACGTCATGCTTGGGTTGATCAAACCTGATTTAAAAAATAAATCCCTCAACTCCACACAGCTTAATTTTTTAACAGATGCCTGGTTGCAAACCCAATGCACTGCTGATTTGAAATCTTTCGCAGGATTTACGGTCGTGCGTCACCCGGTAAGCCGCTTGCTTTCCGTGTACCGCGATTTTTTTTTGTCGGATAAAACCAAACCTTTTATCTACCAGAATTATCTCGGAGGCATCCTTCCGCAAAACCTGTCGTTTGATGAATTCGTGGAGCGAATCCATGACATTCCCGATCGGTTTAAGGATCAGCATTTCAAGCCGCAGCACGCATTTGTAAAACCTTACCAGCAAAAAGGAATAAACGTTCGGGCTTTTAAGCTGGAAGAGCCTGAACAATTACAGGAATTTTTACACCGCTATGACATTACCCTTCCTCACCTGAACAAAACTCCGGAATCTACACCCATTTCCTATCGCGAAAGCACGCTTAACACCATCAAAAAAGTGTACACTTTTGATTTTGAGGTGTACGGATATGACCAGAATTCTGGATTTTGA
- a CDS encoding DUF433 domain-containing protein: MNWRDHIISDKDVLLGKPTIKGTRISVELILDLLANSWSEKMLFESYPSLSEEDLKAVFAYLHNSNN, translated from the coding sequence ATGAATTGGCGTGATCATATCATATCTGATAAAGATGTTTTGTTAGGTAAGCCTACCATCAAGGGGACACGCATTTCTGTCGAACTAATTCTTGACTTGCTTGCCAATAGCTGGTCGGAAAAAATGCTTTTTGAAAGCTACCCTTCATTATCAGAAGAGGATTTGAAAGCGGTATTTGCTTATCTCCATAATTCCAATAACTAA
- a CDS encoding C25 family cysteine peptidase, giving the protein MAFFTTASAQTGNEWIQFSQFYYKIPVAQTGLYRVTYNDLQAIGFPVGSVDPRRLQLFHRGVEQAIYIEGEGDAVFNAADYIEFYGRKNDGTSDTELYKPTTAQPHTYHNLFSDTTWYFLTYNNLAVLGKRIPKMWEVNVTSIPQETAHTDEKLLVNTQQHSDGIAYQQYIRNTYFDIGEAWTGVMISQNQNIDYVLDGITNGVTAAGLPQLEVMVAGRAEISTPHRIEIYAGPNASGLRLLGTQDVFNFNVHTFNLPLAWTDIGADGRMTVRMRLLATGTAARASVSYIKLNYPQNFNATGATEKYFQLAENGSGKSFVNMTNVPANSRLFDVTDPANVIWYQPPASTFNPVISNTESSRKLFLTNITRTVTGIKRVNFRNINAAQHNYIVISHSSLMKPAGEYSDAVRAFAGYRSSEAGGSYDTLVVDIDQLYNQFNYGEISPLAIHRFMKYMVDNGAPKYLFIIGKGLDWSLNYHRNPTAPAFNVYKDLVPSAGKPASDMYYTIGLGSSLHEPAVPTGRISATNPTQVAAYLNKVKEMEALPFNDLWRKRIIHLSGGLTPVETQLFRLYLEDFKEVAEDLYLGGNVRAQAKNTTDVGELINISDEVNNGLNLITFFGHSSPETNDFEVGFVTNPALGYNNAGKYPMFLINGCNAADFFTTATRFGEDWVLASNKGATGFMAHTSFGYSNTLRLYSDFFYNVAFGDSVFIRRGVGDIQQEVARRYMQIQPATVGNLTQVSQMLLLGDPAVNVFGAGKPDYEVNNENIFATSTDGEPITALSESFTLNIIAQNFGRAKEDSIHVRITRIYNDNSTEVYDTLYAPVLYRDTLAFTIRQERNKGFGNNIFQIEVDPFALIGELNEDNNAASYNLFIPLNVTKNLFPYDYAIVNQPNVTLTFSSTDVLGAARNFDVQVDTVHTFDSPYLKSFTVNGVIAEQPLELLTQDSLAYYWRTRFTDPQEGEVAEWVTSSFSYIENSPVGWAQLHFPQYLKNESVGLVRDESIRLLNYVESSLTLDILTFGSNHPAPHTDVSVKINNAEYNPADVGIKCRDNTINLIAFDKQSIIPYTAVLFNPFDGRACGRRPQVINSFTAAQLQTGLGNDIFQYMLNVPEGDSVVLFTIGDPGVALWPVAVKEQFEALGISQAQLNAVQPGEPIVIYARKGAAIGTAKFFRPVAAPPDVQELTVSGTITGRFDSGTMTSTLIGPAQQWQQLVTHAEISELPQTDVYGFDVIGVNLEGEETELFSDVNGALDLSVVDAVSYPYLRLRYNTQDAINLTPPQLNQWLVFYTPVAEGVLIFNGSTAQQTLSEGEVWSAPYSFRNISQQTFTDSLTVQLEVFSQTTRSMERTHFKIKAPAPSQTTDFLVATETLNKAGLNDVNVFVNPRVLPEQYYENNVLKLSRYLNIEADEFEPVLDVTVDGRYLINGDFVSANPEILIKLWDDNSFIKKTDTEGVRIRLTYPGAATATDITFDREDVAWFPQTETEYFRVRFTPENLPVGDYVLEVEARDVRNNSSGATPYRIAFTVATENSVVLQAPYPNPSSGVVRFDLVLTGELPDNLRLSIITPTGNAVGSFELSSFHVGTNRIIWEGKDVIGNDLPGGLYIYQLELYRNNQRVPITIPAGQTFLKNGFGKVLLRR; this is encoded by the coding sequence ATGGCCTTTTTTACAACGGCTTCCGCCCAAACAGGTAATGAATGGATTCAGTTCAGCCAGTTTTATTATAAGATTCCGGTAGCGCAAACGGGCCTGTATCGGGTTACCTATAATGATCTACAGGCAATTGGTTTTCCCGTTGGATCGGTTGATCCGCGCAGGCTTCAACTTTTTCACCGGGGTGTGGAACAAGCCATTTATATAGAAGGAGAGGGCGATGCGGTTTTTAACGCTGCCGACTACATCGAATTCTACGGACGAAAAAATGACGGCACTTCCGATACCGAATTGTATAAACCCACAACGGCCCAACCGCATACGTACCACAACCTGTTCAGTGACACCACCTGGTATTTTCTTACCTACAATAACCTGGCTGTTCTGGGTAAACGTATACCCAAAATGTGGGAGGTGAACGTGACCAGCATTCCGCAGGAAACGGCCCACACCGATGAGAAATTATTAGTCAACACCCAACAACATTCCGATGGCATTGCCTATCAGCAGTATATTCGCAATACATACTTTGATATTGGCGAAGCGTGGACGGGCGTAATGATCTCCCAAAACCAGAACATTGATTATGTGCTGGACGGAATTACCAATGGCGTTACGGCAGCCGGGCTACCACAACTGGAAGTGATGGTGGCCGGTCGTGCGGAAATCTCTACTCCGCACCGGATTGAAATTTATGCCGGCCCGAATGCTTCCGGACTTCGACTATTGGGAACACAAGACGTTTTCAATTTCAACGTGCACACCTTTAATCTTCCATTAGCATGGACGGATATTGGTGCGGACGGTCGCATGACGGTGCGCATGCGTTTACTCGCTACCGGTACGGCAGCCCGTGCCAGTGTATCGTATATCAAACTTAACTATCCGCAAAACTTTAATGCCACAGGCGCCACCGAAAAATATTTTCAGCTGGCAGAAAATGGTTCGGGTAAATCGTTCGTCAACATGACCAACGTGCCGGCCAACAGCCGGTTATTTGATGTTACCGACCCTGCAAACGTAATCTGGTATCAACCTCCGGCATCAACATTTAATCCGGTTATTTCCAATACGGAAAGTTCGCGCAAGCTTTTTCTCACCAACATTACACGAACTGTTACCGGCATCAAGCGTGTAAACTTTCGCAACATCAATGCGGCACAACATAATTACATTGTGATCAGTCACTCTTCATTGATGAAACCAGCCGGAGAATACAGCGATGCGGTCAGAGCCTTTGCCGGTTATCGTTCATCTGAAGCAGGTGGATCGTACGATACGCTGGTTGTTGATATTGATCAGCTCTACAATCAGTTCAACTACGGAGAAATTTCTCCATTGGCCATTCATCGGTTTATGAAGTATATGGTGGATAATGGTGCACCAAAATATTTGTTCATCATCGGCAAAGGGTTGGATTGGTCACTTAACTACCACCGTAACCCAACAGCACCCGCATTTAATGTTTACAAAGACCTTGTCCCTTCTGCAGGTAAGCCTGCTTCTGATATGTATTACACGATCGGGTTAGGCAGTTCATTGCACGAACCTGCCGTACCTACCGGAAGGATCTCAGCAACCAATCCCACGCAAGTGGCTGCATACCTGAATAAGGTTAAGGAAATGGAGGCGCTTCCGTTTAACGACCTGTGGCGTAAACGCATCATTCACTTAAGTGGCGGACTTACACCTGTGGAAACGCAGTTGTTCCGGTTATACCTGGAGGATTTCAAAGAAGTTGCCGAGGATTTATACCTCGGTGGTAATGTTCGTGCGCAAGCCAAGAACACCACCGATGTAGGCGAGCTGATCAATATTTCGGATGAAGTAAACAATGGACTTAACCTGATTACGTTTTTCGGTCACTCATCACCCGAGACCAATGATTTTGAAGTGGGCTTTGTAACCAACCCTGCATTGGGATACAACAACGCAGGTAAGTACCCGATGTTTCTTATTAATGGTTGCAACGCAGCGGATTTTTTCACCACGGCCACACGCTTTGGTGAAGACTGGGTGTTGGCATCCAACAAAGGTGCTACCGGATTTATGGCGCATACTTCGTTTGGATACTCCAACACGTTGCGGTTGTATTCTGATTTTTTTTACAACGTTGCGTTTGGTGATTCTGTGTTCATACGAAGAGGGGTGGGAGATATTCAACAGGAAGTAGCCAGGCGTTATATGCAAATACAACCGGCTACGGTGGGCAACCTCACACAGGTAAGCCAGATGTTGTTGTTGGGCGACCCGGCTGTAAATGTATTTGGTGCCGGTAAACCCGATTATGAAGTGAACAATGAAAATATATTTGCCACCTCAACTGATGGCGAACCGATTACCGCACTCAGTGAATCCTTCACGTTAAATATTATTGCACAAAATTTTGGTCGCGCAAAAGAGGATTCCATACACGTACGCATAACGCGAATCTATAACGATAACTCCACCGAAGTATATGATACCTTGTATGCCCCTGTGTTATATCGGGATACACTTGCATTCACTATCCGGCAGGAACGAAACAAAGGATTCGGTAACAATATTTTTCAGATTGAAGTGGATCCATTCGCATTGATTGGTGAATTGAATGAAGATAATAATGCGGCATCGTATAACCTGTTTATTCCGCTTAACGTAACCAAAAATCTTTTTCCATACGATTATGCCATCGTAAACCAGCCGAATGTAACCCTAACCTTTTCCAGTACGGATGTATTGGGCGCTGCCCGAAATTTTGATGTGCAGGTTGACACCGTGCATACGTTCGACAGTCCCTATTTGAAAAGTTTTACCGTTAACGGGGTTATTGCTGAACAGCCGCTTGAACTGCTTACGCAGGATTCACTCGCGTATTACTGGCGCACCCGCTTTACCGATCCGCAGGAAGGAGAGGTGGCGGAATGGGTAACATCATCGTTTAGTTACATTGAAAATTCACCGGTAGGTTGGGCACAACTCCATTTTCCGCAATACTTGAAAAATGAAAGTGTTGGACTGGTAAGAGATGAATCGATACGCTTGCTGAATTATGTGGAGTCATCCTTAACGCTGGACATCCTCACCTTCGGCAGCAACCACCCCGCTCCGCACACCGATGTGTCCGTGAAGATTAACAATGCAGAATACAATCCGGCAGATGTGGGCATCAAATGCCGCGACAACACCATCAACCTGATTGCCTTTGATAAGCAATCGATTATTCCCTACACCGCTGTTTTGTTTAATCCGTTTGATGGCCGTGCGTGTGGCAGACGACCGCAGGTGATCAACAGTTTTACAGCCGCGCAACTGCAAACCGGTTTGGGTAACGATATCTTTCAATACATGCTTAACGTACCCGAAGGCGATTCGGTGGTGTTGTTTACCATTGGCGACCCTGGTGTGGCGTTGTGGCCGGTTGCCGTGAAAGAACAATTTGAGGCTTTGGGTATTTCGCAGGCGCAACTCAACGCGGTGCAACCGGGTGAGCCCATCGTGATTTATGCACGCAAAGGTGCAGCGATTGGTACCGCCAAATTTTTCAGGCCCGTAGCGGCACCACCGGATGTGCAAGAGTTGACTGTAAGTGGAACAATTACCGGAAGGTTTGATTCCGGAACGATGACTTCTACGCTGATCGGTCCGGCACAACAGTGGCAGCAACTGGTTACGCATGCGGAGATTTCAGAATTGCCGCAAACCGATGTGTATGGTTTTGATGTGATCGGTGTAAACCTGGAAGGTGAGGAAACTGAATTGTTCAGTGATGTAAATGGAGCGCTTGATTTATCCGTAGTTGATGCGGTTAGTTATCCCTATTTGCGGTTGCGCTACAACACTCAGGATGCTATAAACCTTACCCCGCCACAACTCAACCAGTGGCTGGTGTTTTACACACCTGTGGCCGAAGGTGTGTTGATCTTCAATGGTTCTACGGCACAACAAACGCTGTCGGAAGGGGAGGTGTGGAGTGCACCGTATAGCTTCCGCAATATTTCGCAGCAAACATTTACCGATTCCCTAACCGTGCAACTGGAAGTATTCAGCCAAACCACCCGAAGCATGGAGCGGACGCATTTTAAAATAAAAGCACCTGCACCTTCACAAACTACCGATTTTCTGGTAGCCACCGAAACCCTGAACAAAGCCGGCCTTAACGATGTGAATGTGTTTGTAAATCCGCGTGTGTTACCGGAGCAGTATTACGAGAACAACGTGCTCAAACTGAGCCGTTACCTCAACATAGAAGCCGATGAGTTTGAGCCCGTGCTCGATGTTACGGTTGATGGACGGTATTTAATAAATGGTGATTTTGTTTCCGCCAATCCGGAAATTCTGATAAAGCTCTGGGACGATAATTCGTTTATCAAAAAGACAGATACAGAAGGCGTGCGCATCCGGCTTACTTACCCGGGCGCTGCAACTGCCACCGACATTACGTTTGATCGGGAAGATGTAGCCTGGTTTCCGCAAACTGAAACCGAATATTTCCGTGTACGGTTCACGCCCGAAAATTTACCTGTGGGTGATTATGTGCTGGAGGTAGAAGCCCGCGATGTACGTAACAACAGCAGCGGAGCAACACCTTACCGCATTGCATTTACAGTGGCAACTGAAAACAGCGTGGTGTTGCAGGCGCCTTACCCCAATCCGTCCAGCGGAGTGGTACGGTTTGATCTGGTCCTAACCGGTGAACTGCCCGATAACCTGCGCCTGAGCATCATAACACCAACCGGAAATGCTGTAGGTTCATTTGAGTTATCTTCCTTTCATGTAGGCACCAACCGAATAATATGGGAAGGAAAAGACGTTATCGGCAACGATTTGCCGGGCGGGCTGTACATCTACCAACTTGAGCTATACAGAAACAACCAGCGCGTACCCATCACCATTCCGGCCGGACAAACATTTTTAAAAAATGGTTTTGGGAAGGTGTTGTTGAGAAGGTGA
- a CDS encoding glycosyltransferase, translated as MKENTARNISFSFIIPVYNRPTEVRELLESMANQTVKDFEVLIIEDGSEIKSDKVYEEFESKLDLKYFFKQNTGPGDSRNYGFKKASGNYCIFVDSDCILPRQYFEIIQGTLEKDYADAFGGPDKAHADFTILQKAINYSMTSFFTTGGIRGGGEKLARFQPRSFNMGFSRDVFDKTGGFPNIRFAKSKAAGEDLDLSIQIQKLGFKTVLIHDAYVYHKRRTSLKQFFNQVFSFGYARITIYKRHPESLKLLHLAPALFTIGILALLILSIIHSPLLILPVPIHMALILTDSSVKNKNILIGVVSVVTSYTQLFGYGLGFLNAAWKHLVLKKEKV; from the coding sequence ATGAAAGAAAATACCGCTCGAAACATTAGTTTTTCATTCATCATTCCAGTCTATAACAGGCCAACGGAAGTAAGGGAACTATTGGAAAGCATGGCCAACCAAACGGTTAAGGATTTTGAGGTGCTTATTATTGAGGATGGTTCCGAAATAAAATCGGATAAAGTATACGAGGAATTTGAAAGCAAACTTGACCTGAAATATTTCTTCAAACAAAATACCGGTCCGGGTGACAGCAGGAATTATGGATTTAAAAAAGCGAGCGGTAACTACTGTATTTTTGTTGATTCGGATTGCATTCTGCCCAGGCAATACTTTGAGATTATTCAAGGCACCTTGGAAAAAGATTATGCCGATGCCTTTGGTGGCCCCGACAAGGCACATGCTGATTTCACTATACTTCAAAAAGCAATAAACTATTCCATGACCTCCTTCTTTACCACGGGTGGAATACGGGGTGGCGGTGAAAAGCTTGCCAGGTTTCAACCCAGGAGTTTTAACATGGGCTTTTCCAGAGACGTATTTGACAAAACGGGAGGATTTCCCAATATCCGATTTGCCAAAAGCAAGGCAGCTGGCGAGGATTTGGACCTCAGCATACAAATACAAAAACTTGGGTTTAAAACCGTACTGATACACGATGCCTACGTGTATCACAAAAGAAGAACGAGTCTAAAACAATTTTTCAATCAGGTTTTTAGTTTTGGCTATGCCCGAATAACCATTTACAAACGACATCCGGAATCACTCAAGCTTTTACACCTGGCCCCAGCTCTGTTTACGATTGGCATATTGGCCTTATTGATATTATCAATCATTCATTCACCTCTCTTGATTCTTCCTGTACCCATTCATATGGCACTCATATTAACTGACTCAAGTGTAAAAAATAAAAACATTCTCATTGGCGTGGTGTCGGTTGTAACAAGTTATACACAGTTATTTGGTTATGGACTTGGCTTCCTTAATGCGGCTTGGAAACATCTTGTGCTCAAGAAAGAGAAAGTATAA